The Gemmatimonadaceae bacterium genome contains the following window.
GATTGAGGAACGGCCCGCGCCGCCGATCGGCGCACCGAACGGCAATTTCGAGATCGAGCCATGATTACCAGGCCACGGCCCGAAGGGCGTGACGAACTGTCGCGTGCGGCGCGCGCGACGATACGCGACGTGCCGGACTTTCCCAAGCCGGGCATCGTGTTCAAGGACATTACCCCCGTGCTCGCCGACGCGTCGCTCTTCGCGCGCGTGACGGAGAGCATGGCGGCGGGGGCGGCCGCGCTGAACATCACGCACGTGGTCGCCATCGAGAGCCGCGGCTTCCTCTTCGCCGCGCCCGTCGCGCAGCAGCTGGGCGTGTCGCTCATCCCCGTGCGCAAGCCGGGCAAGCTGCCCTTCCGCCGCGTGCGCGAGGAGTATGCCCTGGAGTACGGCACCGACGCGCTGGAAATGCATGAGGACGCGCTCGGCGCCGGCGCCCGCGTGCTCGTCGTGGACGACGTGCTCGCCACCGGCGGCACGGCCGCGGCCACGCGGCGCCTGGTGGAGCGCGCTGGTGGCACGGTCGTGGCGTTCTCGTTCGTGATCGACCTGACGTTCCTCAACGGGCGTCAGCAGCTCGTCGGGTCGTCGGTGGACGCGATCGTGGAGTACTGAGCTACTTCCGCGGCAGCATGTCCGGCAGATCTGCCACGATGTAGGCCATCACGGCGAAGGCGGCCACGCACTTCTGCATGTCGGCGGGGCTGAGCTTGTCCGGCGTGTCGGCCGGCGTGT
Protein-coding sequences here:
- a CDS encoding adenine phosphoribosyltransferase, producing MITRPRPEGRDELSRAARATIRDVPDFPKPGIVFKDITPVLADASLFARVTESMAAGAAALNITHVVAIESRGFLFAAPVAQQLGVSLIPVRKPGKLPFRRVREEYALEYGTDALEMHEDALGAGARVLVVDDVLATGGTAAATRRLVERAGGTVVAFSFVIDLTFLNGRQQLVGSSVDAIVEY